A window of the Thermoanaerobacter uzonensis DSM 18761 genome harbors these coding sequences:
- a CDS encoding DsrE/DsrF/TusD sulfur relay family protein, with product MHIAIQVNVPPYTNEDMDTAIHLAEVFVKRGHKVSIFLFADSVLATNKLVKPMKIDRNIPLKLQELSDKGVEVHICGLCAQYRGITEDMKIEGSDFSGVPEMAALIYNSDRYINLLP from the coding sequence ATGCATATAGCAATACAAGTAAATGTGCCCCCTTATACAAATGAAGACATGGATACAGCAATTCATTTAGCAGAAGTTTTTGTGAAAAGAGGGCATAAGGTGTCAATATTTTTGTTTGCTGATTCTGTTCTTGCAACAAATAAACTAGTAAAACCCATGAAAATTGATAGAAATATTCCATTAAAACTTCAAGAACTTTCAGATAAGGGAGTAGAGGTTCACATTTGCGGTCTTTGTGCACAATACAGGGGAATTACAGAAGATATGAAAATTGAAGGCTCAGATTTTTCCGGAGTGCCGGAGATGGCAGCACTTATTTACAATTCCGATAGGTACATCAATTTACTGCCATAG
- a CDS encoding DsrE family protein — MKKVLFAVYNSPVGSIWINEALRSAFGMYGEDLEPVVLFVNEAVLAVRKQCKPEIIGCLPLSITFKYLEKYNTQVYAIKEDLEKYSIKENEIEPHWNLKTIIKEELPEFVHSFDKVVFF, encoded by the coding sequence ATGAAAAAAGTTTTATTTGCAGTGTACAATTCGCCCGTTGGAAGTATCTGGATAAACGAGGCTCTCAGAAGTGCTTTTGGTATGTACGGAGAAGACCTTGAACCGGTTGTACTTTTTGTAAACGAAGCAGTTCTTGCAGTTCGCAAACAATGCAAACCAGAAATAATTGGATGTTTACCGCTATCCATTACATTTAAATATTTGGAAAAATACAATACTCAAGTATATGCAATAAAAGAAGACCTTGAAAAATATAGCATAAAAGAAAATGAAATTGAACCTCATTGGAATTTAAAGACGATAATAAAAGAAGAACTTCCAGAGTTTGTACATTCTTTCGATAAGGTAGTATTCTTTTAG
- the tusB gene encoding sulfurtransferase complex subunit TusB codes for MALIIVKKSPANQLPEFLLKLALPQDKVIFIQDGVIFAIEKNLKDLVKEGVELFALKEDFIARGFEESESPIPLIDYEEWADLIERDEKIIS; via the coding sequence ATGGCGTTGATAATTGTTAAGAAAAGTCCGGCTAATCAACTTCCAGAATTTTTGTTGAAACTTGCACTGCCCCAGGATAAAGTTATTTTCATACAGGATGGGGTCATTTTTGCAATTGAAAAAAATCTAAAGGATCTTGTAAAAGAAGGGGTTGAGCTCTTCGCGCTTAAAGAAGATTTTATTGCAAGAGGATTTGAAGAGAGTGAAAGCCCAATTCCTTTGATAGATTATGAGGAATGGGCTGATCTTATAGAAAGGGATGAGAAAATAATTTCTTAG
- the gcvH gene encoding glycine cleavage system protein GcvH, with amino-acid sequence MKVLEGLYYSKDHVWLKIEGDKAYIGITDYAQDSVGDIEYIELPEVETEFTAGDVLGVLESAKAASDVYIPVDGKVVEVNNNILDDPSLVNSDPYDSWLVLVELKNKSQVENLMTAEEYKKLLGK; translated from the coding sequence GTGAAAGTTTTGGAGGGATTGTACTATTCTAAAGACCATGTATGGCTTAAAATAGAAGGAGATAAAGCATATATAGGAATAACTGACTATGCACAGGATTCTGTAGGAGATATAGAATATATTGAATTACCAGAAGTAGAGACTGAATTCACTGCCGGCGATGTACTTGGAGTACTAGAATCTGCAAAAGCAGCCTCTGACGTTTATATACCAGTGGATGGAAAAGTAGTTGAAGTAAACAACAATATTCTTGATGACCCTTCTTTAGTAAACAGTGATCCTTATGATAGTTGGCTTGTATTAGTAGAACTTAAAAATAAATCACAAGTTGAGAATTTAATGACAGCCGAAGAATATAAAAAATTATTAGGAAAATAA
- a CDS encoding ROK family protein yields the protein MAKILCGVDLGGTKISTGLVDEKGNIIKSIKIPTMAEKGPEEVIKRIEQSVYDVLKEAGLKISDLKGVGIGSPGPLDAKRGVVISPPNLPDWDNVPIVDILSHKLGVEVKLENDANAAAIGEHLFGAGRGIDNFVYITVSTGIGGGVIIEGKLYSGENSNAAEIGHHTINFNGPRCNCGNYGCFEAFASGTAIAKFAQEGIQNGKDTMIRDLAKDGVVKSEHVFEAAKLGDEFAEELVDNEAFYLGVGISNIMAFYNPKRIAIGGGVSTQWEMLYDKMMETIKKKALKPNAEVCEVVKAELGENVGVLGAAALLL from the coding sequence ATGGCGAAGATCTTATGCGGTGTGGACTTAGGTGGGACAAAGATAAGTACAGGGCTTGTAGATGAGAAGGGCAATATCATAAAGAGCATCAAAATACCTACTATGGCAGAAAAAGGGCCAGAAGAAGTAATTAAGCGAATCGAACAAAGTGTTTATGACGTTTTAAAAGAAGCAGGATTAAAAATATCTGATTTAAAAGGAGTTGGGATTGGATCTCCAGGGCCCCTTGATGCCAAAAGGGGGGTAGTTATAAGCCCACCTAATCTTCCAGATTGGGACAATGTTCCCATTGTGGATATTTTATCTCATAAGCTGGGAGTTGAAGTAAAATTAGAAAATGATGCAAATGCTGCAGCTATTGGAGAACATTTATTTGGCGCAGGAAGAGGTATAGACAATTTTGTTTATATAACTGTAAGTACTGGGATTGGTGGTGGCGTAATAATAGAAGGGAAACTTTATAGCGGAGAAAATTCTAATGCAGCTGAGATTGGGCACCATACTATAAATTTTAATGGGCCTCGATGTAATTGCGGAAATTATGGGTGCTTTGAGGCTTTTGCTTCTGGTACGGCTATTGCGAAATTTGCTCAAGAAGGAATTCAAAATGGGAAAGATACAATGATAAGGGATTTAGCCAAAGATGGAGTAGTAAAATCGGAACATGTATTTGAAGCGGCAAAATTGGGAGATGAGTTTGCGGAAGAATTGGTTGACAATGAAGCTTTTTATCTTGGAGTGGGAATTTCAAATATCATGGCTTTTTATAATCCAAAAAGAATTGCCATAGGTGGTGGCGTATCCACACAATGGGAGATGCTATATGATAAAATGATGGAAACAATAAAGAAAAAAGCTTTGAAGCCTAATGCCGAAGTATGTGAAGTAGTAAAAGCAGAGCTTGGAGAAAACGTGGGCGTTTTAGGAGCGGCAGCATTACTTTTATAA
- a CDS encoding DNA-3-methyladenine glycosylase I — protein MDRCPWCLSDDIYIKYHDEEWGVPVHEDKKHFEFLVLESAQAGLSWITILRKRENYRKAYADFNPIKVSQYDEKKVEELLKNSGIIKNKKKIEASIHNAKRFIEVQKEFGSFDQYIWGFVNYKPIINAWEKIEDIPSKTELSDKISQDLKKRGFIFIGSTIIYSYMQAVGIVNDHLISCFRYKELIEPFK, from the coding sequence ATGGATAGGTGTCCTTGGTGCCTTAGTGACGACATTTACATAAAATATCATGATGAAGAATGGGGAGTGCCTGTTCATGAGGATAAAAAACATTTTGAGTTTTTGGTTTTAGAATCGGCACAAGCGGGTCTTAGTTGGATTACTATTTTAAGAAAAAGAGAAAATTACAGGAAAGCCTATGCTGACTTTAACCCTATAAAAGTGTCACAATATGATGAAAAGAAAGTGGAAGAACTCTTAAAAAATAGTGGAATTATAAAAAACAAAAAGAAAATAGAGGCTTCAATACACAATGCAAAAAGGTTTATAGAAGTACAAAAAGAATTTGGAAGTTTTGATCAATATATTTGGGGTTTTGTAAATTATAAACCTATAATAAATGCGTGGGAAAAAATTGAAGATATACCTTCTAAAACTGAATTATCAGATAAAATCAGCCAGGACCTTAAAAAGAGAGGATTTATTTTTATAGGTTCTACTATCATATATTCCTATATGCAGGCTGTAGGTATAGTAAATGACCATTTAATAAGCTGCTTTAGATATAAGGAGTTAATTGAGCCTTTTAAATAA
- a CDS encoding sigma factor G inhibitor Gin, protein MVLHMEIIVTKRKCFICEQESRDGIEVLGKFLCANCQQKLINLSPFDEGYDFYRQKMIDIWEGYMKDIKYGNRI, encoded by the coding sequence ATGGTGTTGCATATGGAAATCATAGTAACAAAAAGGAAATGCTTTATATGCGAACAGGAATCACGAGATGGAATAGAAGTGCTAGGGAAATTTCTTTGCGCAAATTGCCAACAAAAATTGATAAACTTATCTCCTTTTGATGAAGGTTATGATTTTTACAGGCAAAAGATGATAGACATATGGGAAGGCTATATGAAAGACATAAAATATGGAAACCGGATATGA